Proteins from a genomic interval of Cognatishimia sp. WU-CL00825:
- the napA gene encoding nitrate reductase catalytic subunit NapA: MTKVTRRQVVKAQAVAAAAAAAGVPVPLAAQNLVTDASLTDLKWSKAACRFCGTGCSIMVATKAGRVVATHGDSKSEVNRGLNCVKGYFLSKIMYGKDRLTQPLLRKTNGVYDKEGEFTPVSWDEAFDIMAEKWKATLKEKGPKGIGMFGSGQWTVWEGYAASKLMKAGFRSNNIDPNARHCMASAVGGFIRTFGIDEPMGCYDDFEHADAFVLWGSNMAEMHPILWTRIADRKFSHPHVKVAVLSTYQHRSFDLADIPMIFTPQTDLVMLNYIANYLIENDAVNHDFVGKHVNFRRGNTDIGYGLRPEHPLEQAAENNDKAGGSSPMSFEEFAEFVKPYTLEYAAEMSGVPAHRLEAMAKLYADPNTKVMSLWTMGANQHTRGVWVNNMIYNIHLLTGKISTPGNSPFSLTGQPSACGTAREVGTFAHRLPADLVVANEEHRRFSEDIWKIPHGTIPGKVGAHAVLQNRLLKDGKINCYWVQVNNNMQAAPNMLEEGLPGYRNPANFIVVSDAYPTVTAEAADLILPTAMWVEKEGAYGNAERRTQFWKQMVNAPGESMSDLWQLVEFSKRFTTEEVWDAEILDANPEFKGKTLYDVLFKNGQVDAFPLEESGTDYENIESEDFGFYIQKGLFEEYAAFGRDHGHDLATFETYHKERGLRWPVVNGKETKWRFKEGSDPYAKPGSDFDFYGKPDGRAVIFALPFEPAPENPDEEYPFWLSTGRVLEHWHSGSMTQRVPELYKAVPDALCYMHVDDAKAMGLRRGSEVKVSSRRGSIVTRVETRGRNKPPRGLVFVPWFDASQLINKVTLDATDPISKQTDFKKCAVKIEAV, translated from the coding sequence ATGACTAAAGTAACCCGACGCCAGGTTGTCAAAGCCCAAGCCGTTGCTGCCGCCGCAGCCGCCGCCGGCGTACCCGTGCCACTGGCCGCACAAAACCTCGTCACCGACGCATCGTTGACCGATCTTAAATGGTCCAAAGCCGCCTGCCGCTTCTGCGGCACAGGCTGCTCGATCATGGTGGCCACCAAAGCGGGCCGCGTTGTGGCAACCCACGGCGACAGCAAGTCCGAAGTGAACCGTGGTCTGAACTGCGTCAAAGGCTATTTCCTGTCTAAAATCATGTACGGCAAAGACCGTCTGACCCAACCTTTGTTGCGCAAAACCAATGGTGTATATGACAAAGAAGGCGAATTCACCCCGGTATCCTGGGATGAAGCTTTCGACATCATGGCTGAAAAGTGGAAGGCCACACTCAAGGAAAAAGGTCCCAAAGGCATCGGCATGTTTGGCTCTGGCCAATGGACCGTTTGGGAAGGCTATGCCGCATCTAAATTGATGAAAGCTGGCTTCCGCTCTAACAACATCGACCCCAACGCGCGCCATTGTATGGCCTCTGCGGTTGGCGGCTTTATCCGCACCTTTGGTATTGATGAGCCGATGGGCTGCTATGATGACTTTGAACACGCAGACGCTTTTGTGCTGTGGGGATCCAACATGGCCGAAATGCACCCGATTCTTTGGACCCGGATTGCAGATCGTAAATTCAGCCACCCCCATGTGAAAGTCGCGGTTCTGTCCACTTATCAGCACCGCAGCTTTGATCTGGCCGATATTCCGATGATCTTCACACCTCAGACCGATTTGGTGATGTTGAACTATATCGCGAATTACCTGATCGAAAACGATGCGGTGAACCACGATTTTGTGGGCAAACACGTGAACTTCCGCCGCGGTAACACCGACATCGGCTATGGTCTGCGCCCAGAGCATCCTTTGGAACAAGCTGCTGAAAACAATGACAAAGCTGGCGGCTCTTCCCCCATGTCATTTGAAGAATTCGCAGAATTCGTCAAACCATACACTCTTGAATACGCAGCAGAAATGTCAGGCGTTCCAGCGCATCGTCTCGAAGCGATGGCCAAGCTTTATGCGGATCCAAACACCAAGGTGATGTCGCTTTGGACCATGGGCGCGAACCAGCACACACGCGGTGTCTGGGTCAACAACATGATCTACAACATCCACCTTCTGACCGGTAAGATCTCCACTCCGGGCAACTCGCCGTTCTCCCTGACAGGTCAGCCTTCTGCCTGTGGTACAGCCCGCGAAGTGGGTACATTTGCCCACCGTCTGCCCGCGGATCTGGTGGTTGCCAATGAAGAACACCGTCGCTTTTCCGAGGATATTTGGAAAATCCCACACGGGACCATTCCGGGTAAAGTTGGTGCACATGCAGTGTTGCAAAACCGCCTGCTGAAAGATGGCAAAATCAATTGCTATTGGGTGCAGGTCAATAACAACATGCAAGCCGCGCCAAACATGTTGGAAGAGGGCCTGCCGGGCTATCGCAACCCTGCCAACTTTATTGTTGTGTCTGATGCATACCCAACCGTCACAGCCGAAGCCGCTGACCTGATCTTGCCAACCGCAATGTGGGTGGAAAAAGAAGGGGCCTATGGCAACGCGGAACGCCGAACACAATTCTGGAAACAGATGGTGAATGCGCCGGGCGAAAGCATGTCTGATCTCTGGCAGCTGGTCGAATTCTCCAAACGCTTTACCACCGAAGAAGTTTGGGACGCCGAAATTTTGGACGCCAATCCAGAATTCAAAGGCAAAACCCTGTATGACGTTCTATTCAAAAACGGTCAGGTCGATGCCTTCCCACTAGAAGAATCCGGCACTGACTATGAAAACATCGAATCCGAAGACTTCGGCTTCTATATTCAAAAAGGTTTGTTTGAAGAATACGCTGCCTTTGGTCGCGACCACGGTCACGATCTGGCCACCTTTGAAACCTATCACAAAGAGCGTGGCCTGCGCTGGCCGGTTGTGAATGGCAAGGAAACCAAGTGGCGCTTCAAAGAGGGGTCAGACCCCTATGCCAAACCTGGTTCTGACTTTGACTTCTACGGCAAGCCAGATGGTCGCGCGGTGATTTTCGCGCTGCCATTTGAACCTGCCCCAGAAAACCCAGACGAAGAGTATCCTTTCTGGCTGTCCACCGGTCGTGTGCTTGAACATTGGCACTCAGGCTCGATGACCCAGCGGGTTCCAGAGCTGTACAAAGCGGTGCCAGACGCACTTTGCTACATGCATGTGGATGACGCCAAAGCCATGGGCCTGCGTCGCGGATCCGAGGTCAAAGTTTCTTCGCGTCGCGGCAGCATTGTCACACGGGTTGAAACCCGAGGCCGCAACAAGCCGCCGCGCGGTTTGGTCTTTGTGCCTTGGTTTGATGCCAGCCAGCTGATCAACAAAGTCACCTTGGATGCAACTGATCCAATTTCGAAACAGACGGACTTTAAAAAGTGCGCCGTTAAAATCGAAGCCGTGTAA
- a CDS encoding periplasmic nitrate reductase, NapE protein codes for MSDLPDTSQDYPQASKRAERSTFLFLVVLLAPILSVVLVGGYGFAIWMSQLIFGH; via the coding sequence ATGTCAGACCTCCCTGATACCAGCCAAGACTACCCACAAGCCAGCAAACGCGCAGAACGGTCTACGTTTTTGTTTTTGGTGGTCTTGCTTGCCCCGATCCTAAGCGTCGTTCTCGTTGGCGGCTACGGCTTCGCCATTTGGATGTCCCAACTCATCTTTGGTCACTGA
- a CDS encoding SDR family oxidoreductase: MLSSFDLTGKTALVTGCKRGIGRGIAEALAQAGANIVGVSATLELQGSAVEKSVQDLGRSFKAYQCDFSDRDAVRSFAAQVQTDGVSPDILVNNAGTIKRAPAADHPDELWDEVIDVNLTAQFILAREIGRGMIARGSGKIIFTASLLTFQGGITVPGYAASKGGIGQLTKALANEWAGKGLNVNAIAPGYIATDNTQALQDDADRSKSILERIPQGRWGTPQDFAGPAVFLASQASNYVNGEILVVDGGWMGR; this comes from the coding sequence GTGCTATCCAGTTTTGACCTGACCGGAAAAACCGCCCTAGTGACCGGCTGTAAACGCGGCATTGGACGCGGCATCGCCGAAGCTTTGGCTCAAGCCGGGGCCAATATCGTTGGTGTCAGCGCCACGCTTGAACTGCAGGGCAGCGCCGTTGAAAAATCGGTGCAGGACCTTGGGCGTAGCTTCAAGGCCTATCAATGTGATTTTTCCGATCGCGATGCGGTGCGCAGCTTTGCCGCGCAGGTGCAAACCGATGGCGTCTCCCCAGACATTCTGGTGAACAACGCTGGCACCATCAAACGCGCCCCTGCCGCCGATCATCCCGATGAACTGTGGGACGAAGTCATCGACGTCAATCTAACGGCCCAATTCATTCTGGCGCGCGAAATTGGCCGAGGCATGATCGCGCGCGGTTCCGGTAAAATCATCTTTACCGCCTCTTTGCTGACCTTTCAGGGCGGCATCACGGTGCCGGGCTATGCGGCCTCCAAGGGCGGAATTGGGCAGCTGACCAAGGCTTTGGCAAACGAATGGGCTGGCAAAGGTCTGAACGTGAATGCCATCGCGCCTGGCTATATCGCCACCGACAACACCCAAGCGCTGCAAGACGATGCGGATCGGTCCAAATCTATTCTCGAACGCATCCCCCAAGGCCGCTGGGGCACGCCACAAGATTTTGCGGGCCCCGCCGTGTTCCTGGCCTCTCAGGCTTCTAATTATGTCAACGGCGAGATCCTGGTGGTTGACGGCGGCTGGATGGGCCGCTGA
- a CDS encoding ferredoxin-type protein NapF, translating to MSDQTLNRRDFFRGAKRHADSVVVRPPGITTAGLSRCTSCKDCATACPEQVIGFGPDKMPFLAFAQGGCSFCGDCATACQHDVFDPDHMTLSADVAIASKCLLQAGTSCQICTDFCDTEALRFDLSVRPFGAIHIDNAACTGCGFCVSACPVDAISVTANRQKVAA from the coding sequence ATGTCGGATCAAACCCTTAACAGACGCGATTTTTTTCGCGGTGCCAAGCGGCATGCCGACAGCGTGGTTGTGCGCCCTCCGGGGATCACCACCGCGGGCTTGTCTCGCTGCACCTCGTGCAAAGACTGCGCCACTGCCTGTCCTGAACAGGTGATTGGATTTGGCCCCGACAAAATGCCGTTCCTCGCGTTTGCGCAGGGCGGCTGCAGCTTTTGTGGGGACTGCGCAACAGCCTGTCAACACGATGTTTTTGATCCCGACCATATGACCCTGAGTGCAGATGTCGCTATCGCAAGCAAATGCTTGTTGCAGGCGGGAACCTCTTGCCAAATCTGCACCGATTTTTGTGACACCGAGGCCCTGCGCTTTGACCTGAGCGTGCGTCCCTTTGGTGCCATCCACATAGATAACGCAGCCTGCACAGGTTGCGGTTTCTGCGTCAGCGCTTGCCCCGTTGATGCCATCTCCGTCACAGCCAATCGTCAAAAGGTGGCCGCATGA
- a CDS encoding alcohol dehydrogenase catalytic domain-containing protein — protein sequence MNAETMTAAFYRGDKSFVVKQTAVTAPKAGEVSVRIAFCGICGTDMHVYHGNMDGRVGLNRVIGHEMSGVVHAIGADVTGFEAGQKVVVRPLDHCGDCPACNAGHQHICHNLKFLGLDTDGAMQEVWTVPAHTLHVLPDDLRLDHAALIEPVAVACHDVRLSELKPGEDVVVIGGGPIGILVAMVARDAGGNVVISEVNENRLAIAEKLGFATVNPIKADLPAVINEKTGGKGADVVFEVSGSQPGIDAMTTVAGTRARIVMVAIHASKPNVDMFQFFWRELRLIGARVYEPQDYEKAISVIESGGIDADTVITDVSPLADIQSAFEALDRSPTAMKSLIKVGDIS from the coding sequence ATGAACGCTGAAACAATGACAGCGGCCTTCTACCGCGGCGACAAAAGCTTTGTTGTCAAGCAAACCGCAGTGACTGCGCCCAAAGCAGGCGAGGTCTCTGTGCGCATCGCTTTTTGCGGCATCTGCGGCACCGACATGCATGTTTACCACGGAAATATGGACGGCCGCGTCGGCCTGAACCGGGTGATTGGTCACGAAATGTCAGGCGTGGTGCACGCGATTGGCGCGGATGTGACCGGGTTTGAAGCCGGGCAAAAAGTGGTGGTGCGCCCCTTGGATCATTGCGGCGATTGCCCAGCCTGCAACGCAGGGCACCAGCATATCTGTCACAATCTAAAGTTCCTAGGTCTGGACACCGATGGTGCCATGCAAGAAGTCTGGACTGTACCAGCTCACACTTTGCATGTTCTACCCGATGATCTGCGTCTGGATCATGCGGCCCTTATCGAGCCGGTTGCTGTGGCCTGCCACGACGTGCGCCTGTCGGAACTGAAACCCGGCGAAGATGTTGTGGTGATCGGCGGCGGCCCAATTGGCATTCTTGTGGCGATGGTGGCGCGCGATGCTGGCGGCAATGTTGTGATATCTGAAGTGAATGAGAACCGCCTTGCGATTGCAGAAAAACTCGGTTTTGCCACTGTGAACCCGATCAAGGCAGACCTGCCAGCAGTCATCAATGAAAAGACTGGCGGAAAAGGCGCAGACGTTGTGTTCGAAGTCTCCGGGTCACAGCCTGGCATTGACGCGATGACAACGGTTGCCGGCACGCGCGCACGTATCGTCATGGTGGCCATTCATGCCAGCAAACCAAATGTCGATATGTTCCAATTCTTCTGGCGCGAACTGCGGTTGATCGGCGCGCGGGTGTACGAGCCACAGGACTATGAAAAAGCGATCTCCGTGATTGAAAGCGGTGGCATTGACGCCGATACGGTTATCACCGACGTCAGCCCACTGGCCGACATCCAATCGGCGTTTGAAGCGCTGGACCGCAGCCCAACGGCAATGAAAAGCCTGATCAAAGTCGGAGACATCTCATGA
- a CDS encoding chaperone NapD produces MTSITHISSLLVSAHPGQKDQVCSDILVHDFAEIAHADETGKIIVTLETPDESAIVSALTEIQLIKGVVNASLVYHQADNTDALETLATGVRHD; encoded by the coding sequence ATGACCTCAATAACGCATATTTCCAGCCTGCTTGTCAGCGCGCATCCCGGTCAAAAAGACCAGGTGTGTTCAGACATTCTGGTGCACGACTTTGCTGAAATCGCCCATGCGGACGAGACCGGCAAAATCATCGTGACCCTCGAGACCCCCGACGAAAGCGCGATTGTCTCTGCGCTCACCGAAATTCAACTCATCAAAGGCGTCGTGAATGCATCGCTGGTGTACCACCAGGCCGATAACACCGACGCCCTCGAAACTCTCGCAACAGGAGTCCGCCATGACTAA
- a CDS encoding Crp/Fnr family transcriptional regulator, protein MKKQTSLKSDVATALSSVFLRDMPASVAGQLLETAQTYSAVTGEILFDAGEAAENVLIITDGLVKLSRTTRAGAEAVVAVSKAGDSVATALAFGPSLYPVSCHVLKDCRYVAISCAHVQETILSSRESVASVLSATYAHLHQLVEQVEQLKSRSADKRVARFLVLQCKSLTGATSFKLPFDKVVIAGLLGMTPETLSRAFAKLKPKGVEISGQNVSIRRVETLVTFLD, encoded by the coding sequence ATGAAGAAACAGACCTCGCTAAAATCAGATGTTGCAACCGCGCTCAGTTCGGTGTTTTTGCGCGATATGCCCGCCAGCGTGGCCGGGCAGTTGCTAGAGACGGCCCAGACCTACTCTGCGGTGACCGGAGAAATCCTGTTTGACGCCGGTGAAGCGGCTGAAAACGTTCTGATTATCACTGACGGTCTTGTCAAACTCAGTCGCACCACGCGCGCCGGAGCCGAAGCTGTGGTCGCCGTCTCCAAAGCAGGTGACAGCGTTGCCACCGCACTGGCGTTTGGTCCGAGCCTTTACCCGGTCAGTTGCCATGTCCTCAAAGATTGCCGCTATGTTGCAATAAGCTGTGCTCATGTGCAGGAAACAATCCTGTCCTCGCGCGAATCCGTGGCCTCTGTCTTGTCAGCCACCTATGCCCACCTGCATCAGCTGGTCGAACAGGTCGAACAACTCAAATCACGCTCGGCAGACAAGCGTGTGGCGCGCTTTCTTGTGTTGCAATGTAAATCCCTGACCGGCGCAACATCCTTTAAGCTGCCGTTTGACAAGGTGGTGATTGCCGGATTGCTCGGCATGACCCCGGAAACCCTGTCGCGCGCCTTTGCAAAACTAAAGCCCAAAGGGGTCGAAATCAGCGGCCAAAACGTCTCCATTAGGCGGGTGGAAACCCTGGTGACATTCCTAGATTAA
- the betC gene encoding choline-sulfatase, with amino-acid sequence MNILILMVDQLNGTLFPDGPADWLHAPNLKRLAERSARFANCYTASPLCASGRASFMSGQLPSVTGVYDNAAEFPSDLPTYAHHLRRAGYYTCLSGKMHFVGPDQMHGFEERLTTDIYPADFGWTPDYRKPGERIEWWYHNMGSVTGSGVAEITNQMEYDDEVAFNACAKLYDLARKKDDRPWCVTVSFTHPHDPYVARKKYWDLYEDCAHLSPHVPAIPYVDQDAHSKRIFDANDWRNFDITQSDIENSRRAYFANISYLDDKVGEILDVLDRTDQEAAILFVSDHGDMLGERGLWFKMSMFEGSARVPLMISAPGIPAGRIDTPASAIDVCPTLADLAGVSMDEIAPWTEGQSLVPVANGTAQRGPVAIEYAAEASYAPIVALRDGAYKYIRCNLDPDLLFDLSADPYEQINLANDPAHAEVLAKMQADADARWDLDRFDAEVRQSQARRWVVYEALRNGSYYPWDYQPLQKASERFMRNHMDLNEVEDSQRYPRGD; translated from the coding sequence ATGAATATTCTTATCCTAATGGTGGACCAGCTCAACGGTACGCTCTTTCCTGATGGGCCAGCGGATTGGCTGCATGCACCAAATCTGAAACGCTTGGCAGAGCGGTCTGCGCGCTTTGCCAATTGCTACACGGCGTCGCCGCTCTGCGCCTCAGGCCGCGCCAGCTTTATGTCTGGCCAATTGCCCTCGGTCACCGGGGTCTATGACAACGCCGCCGAATTCCCCTCTGATCTGCCAACCTATGCGCATCACCTACGCCGTGCGGGCTATTACACCTGCCTGTCTGGCAAAATGCACTTTGTGGGCCCCGATCAAATGCATGGATTTGAAGAACGGCTCACCACCGATATCTACCCCGCTGATTTTGGCTGGACGCCGGACTACCGCAAACCCGGCGAGCGCATCGAATGGTGGTACCACAACATGGGCTCTGTCACCGGCTCTGGCGTGGCAGAAATCACCAATCAGATGGAATATGACGACGAAGTGGCCTTTAATGCCTGCGCCAAACTCTATGATCTGGCCCGCAAGAAAGACGACCGCCCTTGGTGCGTGACCGTCAGCTTCACCCACCCGCATGACCCCTATGTGGCACGTAAAAAATACTGGGATCTTTACGAAGATTGCGCCCATCTTTCGCCACATGTGCCGGCGATTCCCTATGTGGATCAGGACGCCCATTCCAAGCGGATTTTTGACGCCAATGACTGGCGCAATTTTGACATCACCCAGTCTGATATCGAAAATTCACGCCGCGCCTATTTCGCAAATATCAGTTATCTTGATGACAAGGTCGGCGAAATCTTAGACGTGCTTGATCGCACAGATCAAGAGGCCGCCATTCTGTTTGTCTCTGATCATGGCGATATGCTGGGTGAACGTGGTCTGTGGTTCAAGATGAGCATGTTTGAAGGCTCAGCGCGTGTGCCTCTGATGATTTCTGCCCCCGGTATTCCCGCGGGCCGCATTGACACGCCAGCCTCTGCAATTGATGTCTGCCCAACGCTGGCAGATCTGGCAGGCGTCAGCATGGACGAGATTGCGCCCTGGACCGAGGGCCAAAGCCTTGTGCCGGTGGCCAATGGCACAGCCCAGCGGGGTCCAGTGGCCATCGAATATGCCGCCGAAGCCTCTTATGCGCCCATCGTGGCACTACGTGACGGGGCTTACAAATACATTCGCTGCAATTTGGATCCCGATCTGCTGTTTGATCTGAGCGCAGATCCATACGAACAAATCAACCTGGCCAATGATCCGGCCCATGCAGAGGTGCTCGCAAAAATGCAGGCTGACGCGGATGCACGGTGGGATTTAGACCGCTTTGATGCCGAAGTGCGTCAATCCCAGGCGCGGCGCTGGGTTGTCTACGAAGCCTTGCGCAATGGATCTTACTACCCCTGGGACTACCAGCCGCTGCAAAAGGCCTCTGAACGCTTCATGCGAAACCACATGGATCTCAACGAGGTGGAAGACAGCCAGCGCTACCCGCGCGGCGATTAG
- a CDS encoding NapC/NirT family cytochrome c produces MFKFISRVWWIMRKPSTHLSLGFLTWGGFIMGVIFWGGFNTTLELTNTEEFCTSCHEMRENVFVELQSTVHYSNASGVRATCPDCHVPHEWSAKIARKMAASKEVYGKIFGTISTREKFEEKRLELAQHEWDRFEANDSLECRNCHSADSMDITLQSKRASEAHERFLLTGEKTCINCHKGIAHQLPNSAPTNAHSSNMTSGEEAALIKQFLAKSD; encoded by the coding sequence ATGTTTAAATTCATCTCCAGAGTGTGGTGGATTATGCGCAAGCCATCCACCCACCTGTCGCTCGGGTTCCTCACCTGGGGTGGCTTCATCATGGGGGTCATTTTCTGGGGTGGGTTCAACACCACACTGGAACTGACCAACACCGAAGAGTTCTGTACCAGCTGCCACGAAATGCGTGAAAACGTCTTTGTAGAGTTGCAATCCACGGTGCACTACTCCAACGCATCTGGCGTGCGGGCAACTTGCCCGGATTGCCACGTGCCCCATGAATGGTCCGCCAAAATTGCACGCAAAATGGCCGCTTCCAAAGAGGTCTACGGCAAAATTTTCGGCACCATCAGCACCCGTGAAAAATTCGAGGAAAAACGTCTCGAACTGGCCCAGCACGAATGGGACCGTTTTGAGGCCAACGACAGTCTCGAATGCCGCAACTGCCACTCCGCTGACAGTATGGACATCACCTTGCAAAGCAAACGGGCCTCAGAAGCCCACGAGCGCTTTCTGCTGACCGGCGAGAAAACCTGTATCAACTGTCACAAAGGCATTGCGCACCAATTGCCAAACTCGGCCCCCACCAATGCGCATTCCAGCAACATGACCAGCGGCGAAGAAGCCGCTTTGATCAAGCAATTCCTAGCCAAATCTGACTAG
- a CDS encoding nitrate reductase cytochrome c-type subunit, producing MKRFLIPALIAATVSVAFAEPQVATLRGPASLDQTEAAPVIAKVVNSDVKKARNYPEQPPVIPHKITGYQIDTNHNQCLTCHSRTAVEVSQAPMISVTHFMNRDGQFLASASPRRYFCTQCHVPQSDARDLVENTFVDVDEVLDYLQLHGDDK from the coding sequence ATGAAACGCTTTCTCATTCCCGCCCTCATCGCAGCCACCGTCTCGGTTGCTTTTGCAGAACCCCAAGTGGCCACCCTGCGTGGCCCAGCCTCTCTGGATCAAACCGAAGCGGCACCGGTGATTGCCAAAGTGGTGAATTCCGACGTCAAAAAAGCGCGGAATTACCCCGAACAACCGCCTGTGATCCCTCATAAAATCACAGGTTATCAGATCGATACCAACCACAACCAGTGTCTGACCTGCCATTCACGCACCGCTGTCGAAGTCAGCCAAGCGCCAATGATCTCGGTCACCCACTTTATGAACCGCGATGGTCAGTTCCTGGCCTCTGCATCGCCACGCCGATATTTCTGCACCCAATGTCACGTGCCGCAATCTGATGCGCGTGATCTCGTGGAAAACACCTTTGTGGATGTGGACGAGGTGTTGGACTATTTGCAGCTGCATGGGGATGACAAATAA
- a CDS encoding LysR substrate-binding domain-containing protein: MKDIDIAYDKLARSSVDLCAFVLVCRSGTLSHAARVLKMSQPSLSVRIKNLETTLGTTLFLRKSTGVTMTATGRALFGMLQDPMDRAALQFQTFRDRARKDRVVLSVDHAFAALWLLPRLPQLREELGSTDICIVTSQDPAGVEGAETDIEVYMARADQRDAQADLLFFEDVSAICSPAFMHANPGLKQPADLIDLGVPLIHLRPPCSDTPWLDWQHWFAAGGVPAPQLPVETEFNTYEMVVRAAQSGQGVALGWNVLLDTLLADQQLVRPFSKSISTNVGYYIRSTATNQTPKQRRVHEWIVAQATGSALPPTRQGK, from the coding sequence ATGAAAGATATAGATATAGCCTATGACAAGCTGGCGCGCAGCTCTGTTGATCTTTGCGCCTTTGTTCTGGTCTGCCGCAGTGGGACTTTGTCGCATGCGGCCCGGGTCTTGAAAATGTCGCAACCCAGTTTGAGCGTGCGGATCAAGAACCTGGAAACCACGCTTGGCACGACCTTGTTTTTGCGAAAGTCCACTGGTGTGACCATGACGGCCACCGGACGGGCGCTGTTTGGCATGTTGCAAGACCCGATGGACAGGGCGGCATTGCAGTTCCAAACATTTCGCGATCGCGCGCGCAAAGATCGGGTCGTTTTGTCTGTCGACCACGCCTTTGCGGCACTTTGGCTTTTGCCAAGGCTGCCACAGTTGCGCGAAGAATTGGGCAGCACCGATATTTGTATCGTGACCTCGCAGGACCCGGCAGGTGTTGAAGGGGCTGAGACCGACATAGAGGTCTATATGGCGCGGGCAGATCAAAGGGATGCGCAGGCTGATTTGCTATTTTTTGAAGATGTTTCAGCAATTTGCAGCCCGGCATTCATGCACGCCAATCCGGGCTTAAAACAACCTGCTGATCTGATCGATTTGGGGGTGCCTCTGATCCATTTGCGCCCACCGTGCAGCGACACGCCCTGGCTTGATTGGCAGCACTGGTTTGCTGCCGGGGGCGTACCCGCGCCGCAATTGCCGGTTGAAACCGAGTTCAATACCTATGAAATGGTGGTGCGCGCCGCCCAAAGTGGCCAAGGGGTGGCGTTGGGGTGGAATGTGCTGCTGGACACCCTGCTTGCAGACCAACAGCTTGTGCGGCCCTTTTCCAAAAGCATTAGTACCAATGTTGGCTATTACATCCGCTCGACTGCGACCAATCAGACGCCAAAACAGCGCCGTGTACACGAATGGATTGTTGCACAAGCCACCGGAAGCGCCCTGCCACCAACGCGGCAGGGCAAGTGA